Proteins from one methanogenic archaeon mixed culture ISO4-G1 genomic window:
- a CDS encoding hydroxymethylglutaryl-CoA reductase HmgA, with translation MADPSSLKNRGKTKADAEERRKAAEEYTGTELRSISNYGFEPELASKNIENMIGTVQIPLGYAGPMRINGEYAEGDFLVPLATTEGALVASISRGMSVINAAGGADTMVFMDAMTRAPVLQVDGINHSKEVMLWIESNLDAIDEAVAGTTSHGKLKDIEFFPDGRNLYLRLSFETGDAMGMNMATIASEAVCRLIEKNTGAKMVSVSGNMCSDKKPAAINMISGRGKTVIAEATIPKEIVEEKLHTTAEAIADTNYRKNLVGSSMSGTLGANAHAANMVAALYIATGQDPAQVVGGSMTLTTCECIDGDLYICVRMPAVEVGTVGGGTSLPCQREALSMIGCVGDGKARKLAEIVAATVLAGELSTLAAQAAGQLGQAHKALGR, from the coding sequence ATGGCAGACCCTTCTAGCCTCAAGAACCGCGGGAAGACCAAGGCCGACGCCGAAGAGCGTCGCAAGGCAGCCGAGGAATACACCGGTACCGAACTGAGGTCCATCTCGAACTACGGATTCGAGCCAGAGCTCGCATCGAAGAACATCGAGAATATGATCGGTACCGTCCAGATCCCGCTTGGATACGCCGGGCCCATGCGGATCAACGGCGAGTACGCGGAAGGGGATTTCCTTGTCCCCCTGGCCACCACCGAGGGGGCACTTGTGGCATCGATATCGAGAGGCATGTCCGTGATCAACGCGGCAGGAGGTGCCGACACGATGGTGTTCATGGACGCCATGACGAGGGCACCGGTCCTGCAGGTGGACGGGATCAACCACTCCAAGGAGGTCATGCTGTGGATAGAATCCAATCTTGATGCCATAGACGAGGCCGTTGCCGGAACTACATCCCACGGGAAGCTGAAGGACATCGAGTTCTTCCCCGACGGGAGGAACCTATACCTCAGGCTCTCTTTCGAGACCGGTGACGCGATGGGTATGAACATGGCCACCATCGCTTCGGAGGCAGTATGCAGGCTCATCGAGAAGAACACCGGTGCCAAGATGGTCTCCGTCTCCGGCAACATGTGCTCCGACAAGAAGCCCGCCGCGATCAACATGATCTCGGGGAGGGGCAAGACGGTGATCGCCGAAGCCACCATCCCCAAGGAGATAGTCGAGGAGAAGCTGCACACAACAGCCGAGGCAATCGCCGATACGAACTACAGGAAGAACCTCGTCGGAAGCAGCATGTCTGGCACTTTAGGTGCTAACGCACACGCGGCCAACATGGTCGCCGCCCTGTACATCGCCACGGGACAGGATCCCGCACAGGTCGTAGGAGGAAGCATGACCCTCACCACATGCGAATGCATCGACGGGGACCTGTACATCTGCGTACGTATGCCTGCGGTCGAGGTCGGTACGGTGGGAGGAGGCACATCGCTCCCCTGCCAGAGAGAGGCGCTCTCGATGATCGGCTGCGTGGGCGACGGCAAGGCCAGGAAACTGGCCGAGATCGTTGCGGCCACCGTCCTTGCCGGGGAACTGTCCACATTGGCCGCCCAGGCCGCAGGACAGCTAGGACAGGCGCACAAGGCCCTCGGAAGATGA
- a CDS encoding phenylalanyl-tRNA synthetase beta subunit PheT — MRASVALPLIIIYRQRYRGLMPVINFKYSDLCSIIGQEIPMETLTARIPMIGADIEHAEAGCDDMSVEFFPDRPDLYSVEGTARGLKAFLGLETGMKTYPVKESGMDVFIDESVSSVRPYFLCGIVKGVDIDDATLKSIMEMQEKLHTTIGRKRKKLAIGIHDLDKVKAPFTYKAVDPHSIRFVPLAKTEEMDLEEILTKHEKGRDYAHLVRDYEKYPIILDKDGNVLSFPPIINGSLTTVTTETRNLFVDVTGFDRKAVKGALDIICSALAERGGSIESVTMHSGKDVFQSPDLTPAEYSISAEECNRQLGTSLSSEDMVKALQRMGMDASADGDKVNVTVPPYRLDIMHKVDIFEDVAIGYGFENFGGKYSVTQTHGGLEPVNSFSENLRDVMVGLGFMEVMTLTLINDRDEFQISRLPRIDNVRVLNPATEDVTCLRSYLTPSLVNILRHNKHRDLPQRIFEIGNVVVDNLTRIHLCAMYTASRVSFTEIKSVTESALREMGCEYELRPTDIGTFVNGRGAEVLYKGKPIGMFGEIAIEVVTGYEITHPVAFLELDLEPIIEDHRSTMF, encoded by the coding sequence ATGAGGGCCAGCGTCGCGCTTCCCTTAATTATTATTTATAGGCAGAGATATCGAGGTCTCATGCCTGTCATAAACTTCAAGTACAGCGATCTGTGCTCCATCATCGGCCAGGAGATCCCCATGGAGACCCTGACCGCAAGGATCCCGATGATCGGTGCCGACATCGAGCATGCCGAGGCCGGCTGCGACGACATGTCGGTAGAATTCTTCCCGGACCGCCCGGACCTGTACAGCGTCGAGGGTACCGCCAGAGGGCTGAAGGCCTTCCTCGGGCTCGAGACCGGAATGAAGACCTATCCCGTCAAGGAATCGGGGATGGATGTTTTCATCGATGAATCCGTCAGCAGCGTCAGACCCTACTTCCTCTGCGGGATAGTAAAGGGCGTGGACATAGACGATGCCACCCTGAAGTCCATCATGGAGATGCAGGAGAAACTGCACACCACCATCGGAAGGAAGAGGAAGAAGCTGGCGATAGGCATACACGACCTGGACAAGGTCAAGGCACCGTTCACATACAAGGCCGTGGACCCGCACTCGATAAGGTTCGTGCCCCTCGCCAAGACCGAGGAGATGGATCTCGAGGAGATCCTGACCAAGCACGAGAAGGGCAGGGACTACGCCCATCTGGTCAGGGACTACGAGAAGTACCCGATCATCCTGGACAAGGACGGGAATGTCCTTTCGTTCCCGCCGATCATCAACGGTTCACTCACCACGGTCACCACCGAGACCCGCAACCTCTTCGTCGATGTGACAGGATTCGACAGGAAAGCGGTCAAGGGTGCCCTGGACATCATCTGCTCGGCACTGGCCGAGCGTGGCGGATCTATCGAATCCGTCACCATGCATTCGGGCAAGGACGTGTTCCAGTCCCCCGACCTCACACCGGCCGAATACAGCATCTCCGCAGAGGAGTGCAACAGGCAGCTCGGTACTAGTCTCTCATCCGAGGACATGGTCAAGGCCCTCCAGAGGATGGGGATGGATGCTTCCGCGGACGGGGACAAGGTCAACGTCACCGTTCCCCCGTACAGGCTGGATATCATGCACAAGGTCGACATCTTCGAGGATGTGGCCATCGGTTACGGTTTCGAGAACTTCGGAGGAAAATACTCTGTCACGCAGACCCATGGCGGTCTGGAACCGGTCAACTCGTTCTCCGAGAACCTCAGGGACGTCATGGTCGGTCTCGGCTTCATGGAGGTCATGACCCTCACGCTCATCAACGACAGGGACGAGTTCCAGATCTCCAGGCTTCCCAGGATCGACAACGTCAGGGTCCTGAACCCCGCCACGGAGGACGTCACATGCCTGAGGTCCTATCTCACGCCCAGCCTCGTCAATATCCTGAGACACAACAAACACCGCGACCTCCCCCAGAGGATCTTCGAGATCGGGAACGTCGTGGTCGACAATCTCACGCGCATACACCTGTGCGCCATGTACACTGCATCGAGGGTCTCCTTCACCGAGATCAAGTCCGTGACGGAGTCGGCGCTCAGGGAGATGGGCTGCGAGTACGAACTCAGGCCAACGGACATCGGGACCTTCGTCAACGGAAGGGGAGCCGAGGTCCTCTACAAGGGCAAGCCCATCGGGATGTTCGGCGAGATAGCCATCGAGGTCGTCACCGGATACGAGATCACACACCCGGTCGCATTCCTGGAGCTTGACCTCGAACCGATCATCGAGGACCACAGGAGCACAATGTTCTGA